In Vibrio marisflavi CECT 7928, the following are encoded in one genomic region:
- the ubiT gene encoding ubiquinone anaerobic biosynthesis accessory factor UbiT, with protein sequence MFSNLQNQLVRNAASILRIPTKCMPAFMQRKLLLEGLNQVFHDSLEDGEFEFLADKWLKIEVKDLGLSWCISYQSEKLVVADKPVEHDVSFSGNLNELVLISGRKEDPDTLFFQRRLQIEGDTELGLEVKNLMDSVEFDRMPNSIQFLINELAEFVKKGLSVNSLKAQYSQ encoded by the coding sequence GTGTTCAGTAATTTGCAAAATCAATTAGTACGTAATGCCGCGTCTATTCTCCGTATTCCAACTAAATGTATGCCAGCTTTTATGCAAAGAAAGCTATTGCTGGAAGGATTGAACCAAGTATTTCATGACTCATTAGAAGACGGGGAGTTTGAGTTTTTAGCAGACAAATGGCTAAAAATTGAAGTAAAAGATCTAGGTTTGAGTTGGTGCATTAGCTATCAATCTGAAAAACTTGTCGTGGCTGATAAGCCTGTTGAGCATGATGTTTCTTTTAGTGGAAATTTGAATGAGTTAGTACTTATTTCTGGCCGCAAAGAGGACCCAGATACTTTGTTCTTCCAGAGACGATTGCAAATTGAAGGCGACACAGAATTAGGTCTTGAAGTTAAAAATTTAATGGATAGTGTTGAATTTGATCGAATGCCAAACTCAATACAGTTTCTAATCAATGAACTAGCAGAGTTTGTTAAGAAAGGTTTGTCAGTCAATTCGTTAAAAGCTCAATATTCTCAGTAA
- the srmB gene encoding ATP-dependent RNA helicase SrmB: MTTTFADLELDPILLSAIEEMDFQRPTQIQAQAIPQALDGRDVLAAAPTGTGKTAAFALPALQYLLDFPRKKAGPARVLILTPTRELAMQVAEQAKQLAKHTRLNVFTITGGVQYQEHADILGTTQDIVVATPGRLLEYIEAERFDCRAIEWLILDEADRMLDMGFGPVVDRLSAECRWRKQTLLFSATLEGKGVEGFTADLLKDPADIDVEPPRRERKKITQWYHRADSMEHKLELLKHILTEQAQRSIVFLKTRERLADLRGELEKAQIPCSWIQGEMPQDRRNNAISRFRDGTVNVLLATDVAARGIDVPDVSHVINFDMPRSADVYLHRIGRTARAGKKGNAISIVEAHDQPMLDRVARYVKEDIKERFVKELRPKHKKPVFKKKKKKTTDKKVKKKTTAKKKK; this comes from the coding sequence GTGACGACTACTTTTGCAGACTTGGAGCTTGATCCTATTCTTCTTAGTGCAATTGAAGAAATGGATTTTCAACGCCCAACTCAAATTCAAGCCCAAGCCATCCCACAGGCACTTGATGGTAGAGATGTACTTGCTGCGGCGCCTACCGGAACAGGCAAAACAGCCGCTTTTGCACTACCGGCATTGCAATACTTGTTGGACTTCCCGCGTAAGAAAGCAGGACCTGCACGAGTATTGATCCTCACTCCTACCCGTGAGCTCGCCATGCAGGTTGCAGAGCAAGCTAAGCAACTAGCAAAACATACTCGCCTAAATGTTTTCACTATCACAGGTGGAGTTCAGTACCAAGAACACGCGGATATTCTTGGTACGACACAAGATATTGTTGTCGCAACACCAGGGCGTTTGCTGGAGTACATTGAAGCAGAACGGTTTGATTGTCGCGCTATTGAATGGCTAATTCTTGATGAAGCAGATCGCATGCTCGATATGGGCTTCGGTCCTGTTGTGGATCGTTTATCGGCGGAGTGTCGCTGGCGCAAACAGACTCTACTTTTCTCAGCCACTCTTGAAGGAAAAGGCGTTGAAGGTTTCACTGCCGATCTACTAAAAGATCCTGCTGACATTGATGTTGAACCACCTAGACGTGAGCGCAAGAAAATCACTCAGTGGTATCACAGAGCCGATTCAATGGAGCATAAGCTTGAGCTGCTGAAACATATCCTCACCGAACAAGCGCAGCGCAGCATCGTCTTTCTGAAAACCAGAGAACGCTTAGCCGATCTTCGTGGTGAATTAGAGAAAGCACAAATTCCTTGTTCTTGGATTCAAGGTGAAATGCCACAAGACAGACGAAACAATGCTATTAGCCGCTTCCGCGATGGTACTGTCAATGTGCTGCTTGCTACTGATGTAGCAGCGCGAGGCATCGATGTGCCTGATGTTAGCCACGTGATCAACTTTGATATGCCAAGAAGCGCAGATGTTTACTTGCATCGTATTGGACGTACTGCAAGAGCAGGTAAAAAAGGCAATGCTATCTCTATTGTTGAAGCTCATGACCAGCCTATGTTGGATAGAGTTGCTCGCTACGTAAAAGAAGATATCAAAGAGCGCTTCGTCAAAGAACTTCGTCCAAAACACAAAAAACCAGTGTTTAAAAAGAAGAAAAAGAAAACCACTGATAAAAAAGTGAAGAAGAAAACGACAGCTAAGAAAAAGAAATAG
- a CDS encoding sensor domain-containing protein, with the protein MLPPNLQTWFQTFTQNSPFFFAVLDEQYRYAAVNKRYQDISGISLEELIGQTDQQVFGEDVFQSLKPLYQQALSGELLETEIALPLSGHHTSMQVVVYSTLAENNQTYIIIQATDTSEKHQLIENLKEAENKYSALTALVPFGVILVEENSIISANEACAEMIGFSSVYDLLGESLNHLFVDSQTKEKITPPISYLLKSQALVCQTSTVCKLEKYVDLSANSAQLYGSALQLITVKESITNTNIDKPVGQDIYKDPLTQLYNRLGFTKCIEQLTKRNTPFILLYLDIDNFKNINDSLGHQIGDMVLKEVSDRLRNLCSTSSAIGRLGGDEFGIIFNQPYDPQTVQSYAKSIKSEIYQPFNLRYFKKRLACSIGSVAYPKDANNANLLLQYADVAMYEAKFAGRNRLMQFEEKITKEARKRLWIEIELQKALQQNGLEVWYQPKVSTKDLLIVGAEALIRWKHPVEGYISPSEFIPVAESAGLIENIGRAVMREVFTNVKIWKQQNILPGKIAINLSPEQLRNPRLTNYMEKLLNKTQLTPNGITFELTESCIMQDSLHTLQTLNAIKNLGFSLSIDDFGTGYSSLAYLARFPVDEVKIDRAFITDLESLPKQRTVVESIVSLAKSLGMHVVAEGIETETQARLLREMQCDTLQGFYYHTPQPKHEVEKLFIQDINKRKARH; encoded by the coding sequence ATGCTTCCGCCAAACCTACAGACTTGGTTCCAAACTTTTACCCAGAATAGCCCTTTCTTTTTTGCTGTTTTGGATGAACAATACCGATATGCAGCCGTCAATAAACGGTATCAAGATATATCGGGGATAAGCCTTGAAGAATTAATTGGCCAAACCGACCAACAAGTCTTTGGTGAGGACGTATTTCAATCGCTAAAACCGCTTTATCAGCAAGCTCTATCTGGCGAACTACTAGAAACAGAAATTGCGCTGCCGCTTTCTGGACACCACACGTCAATGCAAGTTGTGGTGTATTCCACTTTAGCTGAAAATAATCAAACGTACATTATCATACAAGCTACTGACACTAGTGAAAAACACCAACTTATTGAGAACTTGAAAGAGGCTGAAAATAAATATTCAGCGCTAACAGCGTTAGTGCCTTTTGGCGTCATATTAGTCGAAGAGAATTCAATCATTTCAGCCAATGAAGCTTGCGCTGAAATGATTGGCTTTAGCTCTGTATATGACTTACTGGGCGAATCCCTAAACCACCTTTTCGTTGACAGTCAAACGAAAGAAAAGATAACTCCGCCAATTAGCTATTTACTAAAGTCTCAGGCTTTGGTTTGCCAAACAAGTACAGTCTGTAAACTAGAGAAATATGTCGACTTATCCGCCAACTCAGCTCAACTTTATGGTAGCGCTTTACAGTTAATCACTGTTAAAGAGTCAATCACTAACACAAATATAGATAAGCCAGTGGGCCAGGATATTTACAAAGATCCTCTTACTCAGCTCTATAATAGACTCGGTTTTACCAAGTGTATCGAACAGTTAACAAAGCGTAATACGCCCTTTATTCTTCTGTATCTAGATATAGACAACTTTAAAAATATCAATGACTCCTTAGGCCATCAAATCGGCGATATGGTACTCAAAGAAGTCTCAGACAGGCTAAGAAATTTGTGCTCGACTTCAAGCGCAATCGGCCGGTTAGGTGGTGACGAGTTCGGCATTATTTTTAACCAACCATATGATCCGCAAACAGTTCAAAGTTATGCAAAGTCAATTAAGTCCGAGATTTATCAACCCTTTAATTTACGCTATTTCAAAAAGCGCTTAGCCTGCTCGATAGGTAGTGTCGCTTATCCTAAGGATGCAAACAATGCCAACCTATTGCTACAGTATGCTGATGTGGCAATGTACGAAGCCAAGTTCGCTGGGCGCAATCGCTTAATGCAATTTGAGGAAAAAATCACCAAAGAAGCGCGAAAGCGACTATGGATAGAAATAGAGCTACAAAAAGCATTGCAGCAAAATGGCTTGGAAGTCTGGTATCAGCCAAAAGTAAGCACTAAAGACCTGCTGATTGTTGGAGCAGAAGCACTGATACGTTGGAAGCATCCTGTAGAAGGTTACATCAGCCCCAGCGAGTTTATACCAGTAGCCGAAAGTGCGGGGCTAATTGAAAATATCGGCCGTGCAGTTATGCGTGAAGTCTTTACCAACGTAAAGATTTGGAAACAACAAAATATATTACCAGGCAAAATCGCAATCAATCTTTCCCCTGAGCAGCTACGTAACCCACGGCTCACAAACTACATGGAAAAGCTGCTAAACAAAACCCAACTAACTCCAAACGGCATAACCTTTGAGCTTACAGAAAGCTGTATAATGCAAGACAGCTTACACACGTTACAAACATTGAATGCGATAAAAAATTTAGGTTTTTCTTTATCGATTGATGACTTTGGCACCGGCTACTCTTCACTCGCTTATCTTGCACGTTTTCCTGTAGATGAAGTGAAAATTGACCGTGCATTCATTACTGATCTCGAATCACTGCCCAAGCAACGCACGGTGGTCGAAAGTATCGTTAGCTTGGCTAAATCTCTTGGTATGCACGTTGTCGCTGAAGGTATAGAGACCGAGACCCAAGCAAGGCTGCTCCGTGAAATGCAATGCGACACGCTACAAGGCTTCTACTATCATACTCCGCAGCCCAAGCACGAAGTTGAAAAATTGTTTATTCAAGATATCAACAAAAGAAAAGCACGCCACTAG
- the rimI gene encoding ribosomal protein S18-alanine N-acetyltransferase: protein MKSNIKLVPLAGEHLKQVQQIEKQAHSHPWSESLIADINSRGAFHHVMIVDEQVVGYFYAQNIVGEVTLLNIAVNPSCQGSGYGKWLLESFIDLCSANRAESIWLEVRQSNNRAINLYNDAGFNEVDRRVDYYPSANGKEDAIIMSYIIF from the coding sequence ATGAAGAGTAATATAAAATTAGTCCCCCTTGCTGGCGAGCACCTAAAACAAGTCCAACAAATAGAAAAGCAGGCACATTCCCACCCTTGGTCAGAATCTTTAATTGCGGATATCAATTCTCGAGGTGCTTTTCATCATGTCATGATTGTCGATGAGCAAGTTGTTGGATACTTCTATGCACAAAACATTGTTGGTGAAGTAACTTTACTGAATATAGCTGTCAACCCAAGTTGTCAGGGAAGTGGTTACGGTAAGTGGCTGCTTGAGAGCTTTATCGATCTTTGCTCTGCAAACCGCGCAGAGAGTATATGGCTAGAAGTCAGACAAAGTAACAATCGAGCAATTAACCTGTATAACGACGCGGGTTTTAATGAGGTGGATCGAAGGGTCGACTATTATCCGAGTGCAAATGGTAAAGAAGACGCCATTATTATGAGTTATATAATATTTTGA
- the prfC gene encoding peptide chain release factor 3 — protein MADQNFLGEVSKRRTFAIISHPDAGKTTITEKVLLFGRAIQSAGTVKGRGSSQHAKSDWMEMEKERGISVTTSVMQFPYNSCLVNLLDTPGHEDFSEDTYRTLTAVDSCLMVIDAAKGVEDRTRKLMEVTRLRDTPIVTFMNKLDRDIRDPMELLDEVESELNIACAPVSWPIGCGKEFKGVYHIHRDETIIYSTGQGHTIQEEKIIKGLDNKELDAEVGEELAEQLREELELVIGASHEFDQEMFLKGELTPVFFGTALGNFGVDHMLDGLTEWAPKPQTRQANEREVEASEEKFSGFVFKIQANMDPKHRDRIAFMRIVSGTYKQGMKMNHVRLGKQVNISDAVTFMAGDRSRAENAYAGDIIGLHNHGTIQIGDTFTQGETLKFSGIPNFAPELFRRIRLRDPLKQKQLLKGLVQLSEEGAVQVFRPLQNNDLIVGAVGVLQFDVVVARLKSEYNVEAIYESVNVATARWVECDDEKKLEEFKRKNQTNLALDGGDNLSYVAPTMVNLNLAQERFPDIQFRATREH, from the coding sequence ATGGCCGATCAGAACTTTCTAGGCGAAGTCAGTAAGCGCAGGACTTTTGCTATCATTTCGCACCCCGATGCGGGTAAAACCACTATTACTGAAAAAGTACTTTTATTCGGACGTGCTATCCAATCAGCAGGAACCGTAAAAGGTCGTGGTTCTAGTCAGCATGCTAAATCTGACTGGATGGAGATGGAGAAAGAACGTGGTATTTCTGTCACCACTTCTGTGATGCAGTTTCCTTATAACTCTTGCTTAGTTAACTTGCTTGATACTCCAGGACACGAAGATTTCTCTGAAGATACTTATCGCACACTGACAGCAGTAGACTCTTGCCTGATGGTGATTGACGCCGCGAAAGGTGTTGAGGATCGTACTCGCAAACTGATGGAAGTTACCCGTCTTCGTGATACGCCAATCGTAACCTTCATGAACAAACTTGACCGTGACATTCGAGATCCAATGGAGCTGCTTGATGAAGTGGAAAGCGAGCTGAATATCGCTTGTGCACCAGTCTCATGGCCTATTGGATGTGGTAAAGAGTTTAAAGGTGTTTACCACATTCACCGTGATGAAACGATCATCTACTCAACTGGACAAGGTCACACTATTCAGGAAGAGAAGATCATTAAAGGCCTCGACAACAAAGAGCTTGATGCAGAAGTCGGTGAAGAACTTGCTGAGCAGCTTCGAGAAGAACTAGAGCTTGTGATTGGTGCTTCTCACGAGTTTGATCAAGAGATGTTCCTGAAAGGAGAGCTAACGCCAGTCTTCTTTGGTACAGCGCTAGGTAACTTTGGTGTTGATCATATGCTAGATGGCCTAACTGAGTGGGCACCTAAGCCACAAACTCGTCAAGCGAATGAGCGTGAAGTTGAAGCGTCTGAAGAAAAGTTCTCGGGCTTTGTATTCAAAATCCAAGCGAACATGGACCCGAAACACCGTGACCGTATTGCATTTATGCGTATCGTTTCTGGAACGTACAAGCAAGGTATGAAGATGAATCACGTTCGCCTAGGTAAGCAGGTGAACATTTCCGATGCCGTAACCTTTATGGCGGGAGATCGCTCTCGTGCGGAAAACGCTTATGCGGGTGATATTATCGGCTTGCATAACCATGGCACCATTCAAATCGGTGATACTTTCACTCAAGGTGAAACGCTGAAATTCTCTGGTATTCCTAACTTTGCCCCAGAACTATTCAGAAGAATCCGTTTGAGAGATCCACTTAAGCAGAAGCAGTTACTTAAAGGCCTAGTACAGCTTTCAGAAGAGGGCGCGGTACAGGTATTTAGACCGCTACAGAACAACGATCTTATTGTTGGTGCAGTTGGTGTACTTCAGTTTGACGTGGTTGTTGCACGTTTGAAGTCTGAATACAACGTAGAAGCAATTTATGAAAGCGTGAACGTTGCAACCGCTCGTTGGGTTGAGTGTGACGATGAGAAGAAGTTAGAAGAGTTCAAACGTAAGAACCAAACTAACCTAGCTTTAGATGGCGGTGACAACTTATCGTATGTTGCGCCAACAATGGTGAACTTGAACCTAGCACAGGAAAGGTTCCCAGATATCCAATTTAGAGCAACTCGCGAGCACTAA
- the ubiU gene encoding ubiquinone anaerobic biosynthesis protein UbiU, producing MELLCPAGNLPALKTAIDCGADAVYIGFKDDTNARHFAGLNFTGKKLDNAVKYVHDRNKKIHIALNTFAHPDNFKRWTDAVDKAADIGVDALIIADIAVLEYAANKYPHLELHLSVQASATNVAAIDFYKQNFNIKRVVLPRVLSIHQVKQLSRNICDDVELEVFAFGSLCIMSEGRCYLSSYFTGESPNTVGACSPAKYVRWQETDQGLESRLNNILIDRYGKNENAGYPTLCKGRFHSELNTNNQRYHALEEPTSLNTLALIPELFAAKVASVKIEGRQRSPAYVEQVTRTWRAAIDAYQRSPASYQVEHAWNQALENVSEGSQTTLGAYHRNWQ from the coding sequence ATGGAACTCTTGTGCCCAGCAGGTAACCTTCCTGCTTTAAAAACTGCTATCGATTGCGGTGCAGACGCTGTATATATTGGATTTAAAGACGATACCAATGCTCGGCATTTTGCTGGCCTAAACTTCACCGGCAAAAAACTAGACAACGCAGTCAAATACGTTCACGACCGTAATAAGAAAATTCACATCGCACTAAACACTTTCGCGCATCCAGACAACTTCAAAAGGTGGACAGATGCTGTTGATAAAGCGGCAGATATAGGTGTCGATGCTCTAATTATCGCAGACATTGCGGTACTCGAATATGCCGCCAACAAATACCCTCACTTAGAGTTGCATTTATCCGTACAAGCTTCTGCTACCAACGTAGCTGCGATTGATTTTTACAAACAAAACTTCAATATCAAACGCGTTGTTCTACCTCGAGTACTCTCAATTCATCAAGTAAAGCAGTTATCACGCAATATCTGTGACGATGTAGAGCTCGAAGTCTTTGCTTTTGGCAGCCTGTGCATTATGTCGGAAGGGCGCTGCTACCTTTCATCCTACTTCACAGGTGAATCTCCAAATACCGTTGGGGCATGCTCACCTGCAAAATATGTTCGCTGGCAAGAAACAGATCAAGGTTTAGAGTCTCGCCTCAACAATATTCTCATCGACAGATATGGCAAGAATGAAAATGCAGGCTACCCGACACTTTGTAAAGGCCGATTCCACTCTGAACTGAACACGAACAATCAACGCTATCACGCGCTCGAAGAACCCACTAGCCTCAACACTCTCGCATTAATACCTGAGCTGTTTGCTGCCAAAGTAGCTTCAGTAAAAATTGAAGGGCGCCAACGAAGCCCTGCTTATGTCGAGCAGGTGACTCGAACATGGCGCGCGGCGATTGATGCTTACCAGCGCTCTCCTGCATCCTATCAAGTAGAGCATGCTTGGAATCAAGCCTTAGAAAATGTCTCCGAAGGCAGCCAAACTACATTAGGCGCCTATCATC
- a CDS encoding putative bifunctional diguanylate cyclase/phosphodiesterase, translating to MPKINRTNSLAFKQAKTVFLVSVILGLCFSFYHILVDIHQEQQRVAEEYRFKLLQNYSNASQAAYHLNQLLAEQVAVSLMTDPAIYQVKIADDFGDVLSERTKDLSQHNKFIQALSKFLTPTTPVYSTDLHQPNSNIVVGKLTFSVDGSNIAEEFISKTSQIILFDLLRNVILTSILLVFFYYKLSKPLMTLINWVRSLQNEKNVPPPPTRDLHNELGQLAETFHSLWKARESAEAKLNQLAYYDSLTGLANRSLLLQTLGQTIENANKTRATGALFYLDLDRFKTINDSLGHDIGDNLIKAISMRMKAWLKNDYIASRVGGDEFAILIPYLPLNKADDVAKQLLALISNPYSIDDHQLYCTVSIGISVFPSVGGTSIDVLRQADTALYRAKATGRNNYMFYEPEMQAQVESFLEIEKGLHEAISHEQLELYYQPQVDAKQQIIGVEALIRWNHPEKGVLPPGVFMPIAEETGQILQIGDWIIEKACYQYAQWKKEGVLPATFERLAINISPLQFSQESFVEHITHTLTQSGITGEHIELEITESLLLENVEGAVQKMAQLKEHRLKISIDDFGTGYSSLRYLKHLAVDVLKIDRSFVTQLHLDESDQAIVDTIIMTARRLNLEVIAEGVENAYEFQALLELGCGQFQGYLFDKPLEVADLMQSFAKNQYDIKPEKYDASKVSQIRSQL from the coding sequence ATGCCCAAAATTAACCGAACTAACTCTTTAGCCTTTAAGCAAGCTAAAACTGTATTCCTAGTGTCTGTGATACTAGGGCTATGTTTTAGCTTCTATCATATTTTGGTCGACATACATCAAGAGCAGCAAAGAGTAGCGGAAGAATATCGTTTTAAACTGCTTCAAAATTACTCTAACGCTAGCCAAGCTGCTTACCACCTAAACCAACTGCTGGCAGAACAAGTCGCTGTTAGCCTGATGACCGATCCAGCGATTTATCAGGTTAAAATTGCCGATGACTTTGGAGATGTATTAAGCGAAAGAACGAAAGACCTCTCTCAGCACAATAAATTTATTCAGGCCCTTTCTAAATTTTTGACGCCAACAACTCCTGTCTACAGTACAGATCTTCATCAGCCTAATTCTAATATCGTAGTTGGGAAACTCACGTTCTCAGTAGATGGTTCGAATATAGCGGAAGAGTTCATTTCTAAAACGAGTCAAATCATTCTTTTTGACCTACTTAGAAACGTCATTTTGACTTCGATATTGCTGGTATTTTTCTACTACAAGTTATCCAAACCTTTGATGACTCTCATTAATTGGGTTCGCTCATTACAAAACGAAAAAAACGTCCCGCCCCCTCCAACCCGAGATTTACACAATGAGTTGGGGCAGCTTGCAGAAACCTTCCACAGTCTTTGGAAAGCGCGAGAATCCGCCGAAGCGAAGCTCAATCAACTCGCCTACTACGATTCTTTGACTGGATTAGCAAATCGTAGTTTGCTGCTACAAACACTTGGTCAAACAATAGAAAACGCCAATAAAACGAGAGCCACTGGCGCTCTTTTTTACCTTGATTTAGATAGATTTAAGACCATCAATGATTCATTGGGCCATGATATTGGTGACAACCTCATTAAAGCTATTTCCATGCGTATGAAGGCTTGGCTAAAAAATGATTACATTGCTTCGAGAGTCGGCGGAGACGAATTTGCAATTCTAATTCCGTATCTGCCACTAAATAAAGCTGACGATGTAGCCAAGCAATTGCTAGCTTTAATTTCCAACCCTTACTCTATTGATGATCACCAGTTGTACTGTACCGTGAGTATCGGGATCTCTGTATTTCCTTCCGTGGGAGGAACTAGTATCGATGTTTTGCGTCAAGCAGATACTGCTCTGTACCGAGCCAAAGCGACCGGCAGAAATAACTACATGTTTTACGAGCCTGAAATGCAGGCTCAGGTTGAGTCTTTCCTTGAAATAGAAAAAGGTCTGCATGAGGCGATAAGCCACGAGCAGCTCGAACTGTATTATCAACCACAGGTCGATGCGAAACAGCAAATCATTGGTGTGGAGGCGCTGATTCGCTGGAATCATCCCGAAAAAGGCGTTTTGCCTCCGGGAGTATTTATGCCCATCGCTGAAGAAACTGGGCAGATTTTGCAGATAGGTGATTGGATAATAGAAAAAGCCTGCTATCAATATGCTCAGTGGAAAAAAGAAGGAGTACTTCCAGCTACATTTGAACGTCTGGCAATCAATATTAGTCCGCTGCAATTTTCCCAAGAGTCGTTTGTAGAACACATTACCCATACGTTAACTCAATCAGGGATTACTGGAGAGCACATCGAGTTAGAGATCACTGAAAGCTTGCTATTGGAAAATGTGGAAGGTGCTGTACAAAAGATGGCGCAGCTTAAAGAGCACCGCCTAAAAATTTCGATAGATGATTTTGGTACTGGCTACTCTTCATTGCGCTACTTAAAGCACTTAGCCGTCGATGTGCTCAAAATCGATCGCTCTTTTGTGACTCAGTTACACCTTGATGAGAGTGACCAAGCCATTGTCGATACCATTATTATGACAGCGCGAAGGCTTAACCTAGAAGTGATTGCCGAAGGTGTAGAGAACGCTTACGAGTTTCAGGCGTTGCTTGAGCTCGGCTGTGGGCAATTCCAAGGTTACCTTTTCGATAAACCGCTTGAAGTGGCTGATCTGATGCAAAGCTTTGCTAAAAACCAATACGACATAAAGCCAGAAAAATACGACGCTTCAAAGGTCAGTCAAATACGCAGTCAGCTGTAG
- a CDS encoding GNAT family N-acetyltransferase, which yields MLIRAESLGDILAIDKLLKSTFDTEAEADLVMRLRENGHLTLSLVASTDDGEVIGHVMFSPVLVQEQDLGWQGLAPVSVREDYRNQGIAAKLIQEGFASLREFGYPVCVVLGDPKYYARFGFESAQQHDFHSQWELPEGIFQITDLVEGASKDHHGLIRYCPEFDQV from the coding sequence ATGCTGATTCGTGCAGAATCGCTAGGAGATATTCTGGCGATAGATAAACTATTGAAATCCACCTTTGATACAGAAGCAGAGGCGGATTTAGTGATGCGATTGAGAGAAAATGGACATTTAACATTGTCTTTGGTTGCAAGTACTGATGACGGCGAAGTGATTGGGCATGTCATGTTTAGCCCTGTACTGGTTCAAGAACAAGATCTTGGATGGCAAGGGTTAGCGCCAGTCTCTGTCCGCGAAGATTATAGAAATCAGGGTATTGCAGCCAAGTTGATTCAGGAAGGCTTTGCTTCTTTAAGAGAGTTCGGTTATCCGGTTTGTGTCGTGCTTGGCGATCCAAAGTATTATGCACGCTTTGGTTTTGAATCTGCGCAGCAGCATGACTTTCACAGTCAGTGGGAATTGCCAGAAGGCATTTTCCAAATCACTGATCTTGTCGAGGGCGCCAGCAAAGATCATCATGGGCTTATTCGCTATTGCCCAGAGTTTGATCAGGTTTAA
- a CDS encoding putative quinol monooxygenase, with translation MAKVIVKGFIVVSDTDLEVVEQALPAHLALTLEEEGCLCFQVVKCPSNANRFDVYEEFVDMEAFNFHQERIKDSHWGSVTKSVERHYTIDQPE, from the coding sequence ATGGCGAAAGTCATAGTAAAAGGATTTATTGTAGTTTCAGACACCGATTTAGAAGTGGTTGAGCAAGCACTACCAGCTCACCTTGCACTAACTCTTGAAGAAGAGGGTTGCCTCTGTTTTCAGGTAGTGAAGTGCCCTAGCAACGCCAATCGATTCGATGTGTACGAAGAGTTTGTTGATATGGAAGCCTTTAATTTTCATCAAGAGCGAATTAAAGACTCTCATTGGGGTTCAGTCACGAAAAGTGTGGAAAGGCACTACACAATTGACCAACCTGAATAA
- a CDS encoding DNA polymerase III subunit psi codes for MSENPTTSRNSQYLNEMGISEWYLKQPELLQGVCANKAELPKACRLLLVSPLLPSGSVASMFEKVLKSMRLELSQSRHILPHQLDSFHLKGIEWIWFAGCDVNEAVKTRVLSSPVLSEVADNTQLKRQLWQQICSYEE; via the coding sequence ATGAGTGAAAACCCAACTACTTCACGCAATAGTCAGTACCTAAACGAAATGGGGATATCTGAATGGTATCTCAAGCAGCCAGAATTATTGCAGGGTGTCTGCGCCAATAAGGCTGAGTTACCAAAGGCTTGCAGACTATTGTTAGTTTCACCGCTGTTACCGAGTGGCAGTGTTGCTTCAATGTTTGAAAAAGTATTGAAGAGCATGAGATTAGAGTTGAGCCAGTCTCGGCATATTCTGCCTCATCAACTCGATTCGTTTCATCTTAAAGGTATTGAATGGATTTGGTTTGCTGGTTGCGACGTGAATGAAGCTGTCAAAACTCGTGTGTTAAGTTCCCCTGTATTGAGTGAGGTTGCTGATAATACCCAGTTAAAACGCCAACTTTGGCAACAAATATGTTCCTATGAAGAGTAA